The window CGTCACAGAAAGATCTACAGGATAGAgcaacttttactttgaaggggAGGAAGTGGACAGAGCAACCAGAGCCACATGCAGAGTTCGGTTAAGTTTGTATCAGGGGCAATGACTTGACTGGACTCTGTGTGTCCTCCACTCTGGGTGCAGGTTGAAGAGCTGTGCGTTTCATTGACCAACATCTGGTTGGAAACTTTATAGTCAGGAGCGATTCTTAAGAAATTGTTTGGCTGTATTTACACCTGGTTAAAATATTTTACCAGACTAAGTTTCCACCATCTGTGTGAACAAGACAAAGAGGATTCAGGTGGGGTTGTCCcataagtgtgtttgtgtgcgtctcAGACATTGAGGGTCTTTTTGACAGAGAAGATAATATCTTTGATCTGCGGCAGGCTGTGGTCCTCCAGGATTTTGGCGTACGGCATGGGGATGTCTACGCCCGTCACTCTGGTGACTGGAGAGTCCAGGTAGTTGAAGGCAggacctacaaacacacacaggaggttAGAGATTTCATTGTAGTGCTTGAAGAGTTCTCAGCACACTGTTGATATTTCAAACCACTCAGGAGGTTTTGTTTCGTGCCGCAACAAAATCTTTAAATCAAGATATCCTGGTGTAGAGTTCGCAGAGGTACGGACAAAATTAATGATATGAAGTGGAAAAAATTGCAATGTAGGGTGTTCCAGACATTActaaggaacagttcaacacaaaagaaaatatgctTATTGTCTGAGATATATTCAGCCTGTAGACTGGCTCTGTCCAACACCCATCTCCACCTACCAGCATGTCTACAGATCACAAATTAATGTCTTACTTCCTGTTCATTTAATCTGGGGGTGACAGGGTGATGTGCCAAACCATTTCTAGTCTGCTAGTTGTTTTTCCacctgttttcagtgtgtgtgctaagctaagctaaaaagATGCTGGTCACAGAAGTGCCATCACTTAGAAACTCAGATTTCAGATTTACAAGTTAGTCAGCCGTTACCTTCCATGACCCTGGCGCAGATCTCTGCTCCGACGCCAAACTGAGGCCAGCCGCCCTCCACTGTCACCAGGTGGTTGGTCTTCATCACGCTGGTCTCAATACTCTCCACATCCAAGGGACGGATAGTCCGCAGGTTGATCACCTGatgcacagacaggaagtagttAACACACTGCTGAGCACAGGTCACCTATGTCACATATCAACAGGTGTGTTTCTCTACCTCACACTCGATTCCCTCCTTGGCGAGGACAGCGGCGGCATCCAGACAGTGACTGACGTAACGAGAGTGAGTGACCACAGTGACATGATTCCCTGAAACAcagaaaggagaagaaggaggttTAATTCAAGTTTCTTTCAGAATTTAGAGTGTAGACAAACAGTTGGTGCCTATTCTCCAGTCGATGCCATTAaaccaccacagaagaagacgGTGCAACAACATGATGTGATTAAAGGAGCACCagtcaaaaacatttaaaaaacaggatggaaacatagtatttatttttgttccatCTCCTCATCAGTCCACATATCTTTCTTGCAACTCAAGCTGTAGCTGGAGACGCAGCACTGAAGTGTTGGACGGACAGATACACCGTTGTTACTCAAGGAAGAGTTTTGTGGTCGGTTTCGAGGAAACAGAGGCTTCGATGGAGCAGTGTGGAGGACGGtgtcctgtgtgtctgtctctgtctcaccttGTCTCTCCACCTTGGCCTTGCCGATGGGAATGGTGAAGTCTTTGGACTGTGACTCCTCAGACATCTCGAAAGGAACGCCGTACATCAGCTCGTTCTCCAGGAAcaccactgcaacacacatTCGGGCGGAGTTCAGTGACaacagttacagacacagttCACACTGGGCAGATCTTGCAGCTGTCTGatataaaaaagcataaatgtaaaaatataaatgcttCCAAGCAGCATTGAAGACTGAGACTGTCAGAGAATAACTGGTTTGGAGAATCATATGCAAAGTGCTACAACAAATATTAGGTTATAAAGTCCCTATGAACTGTGGGAAGCGACAGATACTTGGTTAAAATACTGTGAGTAGAAAGTAAAACAGCTACTGAAAGGAAGTGGGGGAAGGTAGCTCCACAGACAAAGGGGCTAGCCTCTCTCACCGGGGTTGTCGTCTCTAATGGCTGATTTCAGGAGACCTTTAGCATCTTCCGAGTTCCAGGGACTAACAACCTTCAGACCTGGACAGTGAGCgtacctgcagacagagacaacaATCACACTGACACCAGTAGCTTCTTGTTCTTGTTgtatgtggcttttttttttttatgtcgcCACGCTAATTTCTTTCATgtcttctttcatttcagttctttgtctattttctttcctctcagtttgtctctgtgttgctgTTCTTATAAAGCTGCAATCACAGTAATAAGAGCCAACTGACAGTAACAGTATCAGGTGTAAGTGAACGCACCATGCAGCGAAGCACTGCGAGTGCTGTGCAGCGACACCCGCTGATGCTCCGTTGGGTCCTCTGAAGACGATGGGCACCGTCTGGAGACCAGCTGACATGTAGTAGGTCTTCGCTGCGGAGTTGATGACCTGGTCGATGGCTTGCATGGAGAAGTTAAAGGTCATGAACTCACAGATGGGTCTCAGACCGGCCTTCAGGGGACAACAGATTAACATTAGTGAGAGCTGCTGGTCATGTTcacaaaataacatgaacacatTTCCACAGAAGAgtcatcatttttattcattagaATTTACACTAAtttaatggtatttttttttatttttatggtaaGGTGCATTTATTCACAGTTCCAATTGATTCATTATGACAACACTCACTGCAATAATCATATTGTACAGtgaggggtttgtgtgtgttcagtgaatGTGCTGCATTGTGGATGAACAGGAACTCACCATGGCAGCTCCCACTGCAATGCCAGTGAAGCCCATCTgcatatgagagagagagcgagagagagagagagagagagagagagagagagagagagagagagagagagcccctTAATCAGCTGGAAAACGTTTCCTTggtgtttccagtgttttaatCAGACAACAAATGAAACCAACTCAGACAGAAGACTCTCAAACAGCTGAATCAGTTTCATGTACAACAGAGGACATTTGTGAAGGTCGAGCGTCTCACCTCTGAGATTGGAGTGTCAATGATGCGTTGATCTCCATACTTCTTCCACAGGCCTCTgctcacctacacacacacacatacacttactTTAGTCACTGTTGAGGAAATTACATAGACATTTCCTTTGAGACTCACCCTGACATTAGCCACTGACCCAAAAATCAGCTTTTTTCCCAAATGGGAGACACGACTTTTTGTCCCAAACTGGACAAGCTGTCCCCAGTTAACTAGTCTACAGAGGGAGTGGCTTCTTGTTTTAAGCCGTTCAGTTGAGGTGtatgatgtgtaaaatgttgaatttaaggaaatctatttatttcaatttatacAAAAAGATTACCTTAAATTAGAAAGTAACAGACGATATCTGAGGTATGAGCTGCCTTGAATCATGATCATTGGTCTGCGTGTACAGAGCTGCCTTTCTCCCTTCTCACAATAAAAGTGCCTGAATCAACAGAGGCCCATGTTCTGACATGATCACAAAATTAACAAAGGATATGAACTCGTTTTACAACCTTTCGAGCTGTGAATCtaaagaacagaaacagacaagatACGGTGATACTGTCCTCACAAACCTCATCCACTGTGTTGCAATGACAGTCTACTCACCTTGTAGGCTCCGTCGTACTGAGCCACCTCCTCACCCATCAGGAACACCCGCTCgtccctctccagctcctcaTCCATTGCCTGGTTGAGGGCATCACGGACAGTCATctgacaacagcagcaccacagtCAGTACTGACCCACTACTGGCACCCAGAGGATAGTTCATCCTCACGTCTGTCACATGTCAAGCCATCCTCTTAAGTGAGGCTTTTTAAGTTAGGTACAATTGATTTCGAGTCAATACAAGTTTAATTAcaatataattttaatttaagatgAACTATTAGGTTGCCAGCGTGTGGAAAATCCTCCAGAACTACACTTTTCTTGTCCTTGTAGCTCTTTAATTCATTAGGGAGACCTCCTCAATGCACTTTACTTTAGTTTTGgtgtctgttgttgttacaAGCAATCAgcaatagttttatttttaataattgttaACCCACATTTCTCTATACTGAGTCCACTTTTTACAGACCTCCTCACACAGTTCTCTTTACTGACATGTAGCTCGGCTCAACAGTAAGCTCACATTGAAAATGCACTAAAGGAAACAACACTTCATCCACATCACAGGATCAACTCTGGTACCAAAACACTGTCAACACTTGTCTCTCAACGGTAAAACTTTGTCACTCACTAACAACAGGTAGCATCAGTATTCATTTAATATGAACTAAAATTGCATTATTACAACTAAAAGAATGACACTTCTTAATGCGTGGGCTGTGCTACCTTACAGTGTGTGTCACAAATGAATCAGAAATGCCGCAATCTGCTTTTTTTGGGCAATTTTTTAGGAGTGACACatattatagatatatattcacatatttgtaTAGGACTGCTGCAGATctataaataaatcagcaatAGTCAACTCTtctcttctgcatctggccACAAGTTCTCATCCACATCTAACCTTAAATCATCTCTTCAATACACCAGGAAAAGAATACCAGACAATCTTCTGCAAATGTGTCCTGACATCCAGCCTTTATTGTGTCCAAGAGAGACATCTGATCATAAGAAATGATCGTGAGGAAAATAATTCCTCTGTAGGGCTGAGGAATAGAGAGTAAGGTGGAGGGGAAAATGACCCCATCCTGGGATGGgctgagagaaagagtgaaacaTCACATGTGCCATTTCCTCACCTGGCCTTCAAGTCTTTCATGGAGGCGATTAAGCAGTTAAAATAGGTGCTCAGTGTCCCTATTAGAAGTTTATTTTGATCAAGATGTAGCAGAATGTCGaaaatttcagtttaatttaaagtaatttGGCGTTTTAGATCATAATTTTACCGTGTTTGAAACTGATATGCTAGAGTTCAAAATGGACCATAAGCACACAGAGGTTTGGTGGTTGCTGAGTTTGAAAGGTTTGCACAGTTTTAATCCACACTGTCTGTTTTGGTAATGGTGAAGACGGGGATGACATGATGTGACCTGACACGAGCGGAGATTTGAAGATTAACACTAAACTTAATTTAAGTAGGTAGCACAAAGTCCGATACTATAAGAACTTATAATAACAGCTGTACTTTGTCATTAAACTccagagtttaaaaaaacataaaaaataaataagtgttggctgtggctaacgttagcctgtTAGCTGCTAACCGACCTGCACTGCGGCCGGAAGGGTCCTGTGAAATCCCCGCCGCTGCAGCGCCGACACGGCATTCTGTAAAGACAGCGAACCGCCATTATCCATCTTAAACATGTTACAAAACCAGActgaaacaaatacaaaagaaacatttctgaATAATCCCAAACCTTTCCTGTACGGAGAAAGCACCTCAGGGACACCGCcatcttcactctgtcctctgccGGATAGAAGGCGGGGACTACACAGAGGTCAGTAGATTTCGACCAATCAGTGCTGCGGGTGATGTCTACGTTAGAATGCGTCATGATACAGAGCCAATCACAGCGGTTAACTAGAGATGGAGGCGGGAGAAAGCGAAACACGGAATCCAAGGACACTGCTGCCCTGTCATTTGGTATGGAAGACCAAACTCTAttgaaagataaataataaaataaaactagaaaaattcctggagaaattttgaatgtgcctgctgcttggtgcatgTACTTCACGCCTCACGTTACAATCTGCACAAAAGCCATTTGAAGCTGTCACATCTGGcaaaaataacctcacactgacggtttcaaacacaaatttgtccccacaaccatagcaagacgTGTACACACAGTGTTGTGCCATTCACACTTAAAAAAGATCTAGTTCAATGTTCAttagttcatacagatgaaaatgaactagttcacgttcatttgttctgttttttgtagCTATCTGAGATCTTTGGTCAACATCTgttaaactgattttttttaattattatttttttaattaatttatttatttgatagaaACTCATACAACTTCTTTATCTCTTGTAACAGttgtggaaaaacacatttggagGGTCAGGTGCTGAAGCTATTGGAGTGAACAAATTATTAGAAACACCTTCCAGTATAACCAACAAAATATATAGTAGCGGAACAGGTCAACAATTTGGGAAAcatatttcttcctttttctttaaataggaataacaataacaatctcatgtctgtgatttAAACTTGCAATAACTGATTCTTTTGTCCACTTaggggcagtggaaacaagttgCAAACTCAACATTAACATATaatcaacacatttcacattgtcatttggtACATTGTTACTACAAAATCATTTATATGTCTGGCTCTgtgcaaagttaaaaaaaatacactaattaaaagctcactaattaatatactgtatttgttgaatttgagaaatgtaaaaacaacactgtgttttctattttgttgttctgtttctgttttgtgaaAACTTTGTTCTGCACTTAAAGTCCACAGTAAATAGCTGCTGCCCCAAACTAATGCAAATTCTGACATACTAATTACATGTGGCAGAACCAGTTGGAAGAGAAAAAATTGCATCAGCAAGTTCAGAGGTCACACAGGTCacacaaacccaaacacacacacacaatatagaGACGTATAGTGTGAGACAGAGCAGAGtcctgaagacagagagacaaaaaaaaagagacatcagcatcaaacttcatcttTCTGAGGGTAAGACACACATGCTTTCAACTCTTCTCTGCACGTCactatttttctgctttttgaaACACACATTGGGACAGCCGAAGGAAAACATGAAATCACTTTGGAATAAACAGAGACTGGAACTGCAACTGACCTTTTAACACTCATGCTTTCACCAGAGTCACAAATAAGGCAATAAGAGCATCATAAAACTGGGATCATCACGTCTTTAAAGGTAAACTCCATATTAAGTTTAATGTAATGGAAAGTGTTTCATCTGATGATCAATTCATTTAGAATACATTTTAGTTAAATATGTCTAAACAGGAGTCAACTTATTAGATATTTGGCATTTGCTCTGTGAAATGATGCTTCTGCTCTCCTTCCCTTTTGTGATCTTTGATTTATGTGATTATTATGGgttttaattattcttttttctcCAATGAGATTTTTTGGATATACTAACATTATttatcattgtataataagtgTCTTTTTTAACAAATGTATGTAATTTTATCAAACTACTTATGATATTTAAGTAACATAATGTTTAAATTTGAGATTGATcctttgacatttaaaatatacaatatataataggTGCACATTATATGTTTGCATTAAATGATGTATACCTACATAATGTAACCTTTGagattttgaaaaataataagatTGTTTACAATTGGAAAATTTCAGTAAGGGAGTTTGTTTATAATTAGAAGATCTCATTGacttattatattaataatggaCAACAGTAAGTGAAAGTATactcatgtgtgtgtacataatgTAACATACTCaattaatatatattgtatcatatatacagtataacatatctatcaacaaaatgtgaacaaagttatttatttatttatttatctttgacTGGCCAGTCACTAAATGAAGTGAATGACGAATATCCGGTTACAAAAACAATCAGACGCAGTTCCTCACTGGCCGCTTTGAGATGCTATTCAACTTTTTGGCAAGCACTTCTTTTGTAGACAGAGTCCTTTAATCATCCCACTGTTGTTTAGGGTCATGTACTCCTTGTTGCTTATTTAGAGCTCCACCAAGAGCACTTAGCTCCAAACACTTTACATTCCACAGTCACTCaattatttttgtgcatttaaGTGCCTGGATTTTTGCACAAATTCTCTCATTTCTTTACAGCTTGAGCCATTAAAGGGAATTACAAATAAATGGAAGCATCTTGCCCCTGACCATTATgaaagtgcaatactaaatcactGGTTTTAGGTTATTGTTATaataacaaaatgcaaaaacacccttatgtaaaagtcctgcattctgCATTCTCCAGTCTTTTCAGTGTATTTGTCCAAAACTGGTTCATCCTGACTTTAAGTCTGTCTCCTTCAGCTCTCTGACTGGCCTCATCCAGAATGCTCTACCTGCTGCTCTACCTGACGACAGTCTTTCATTTTAGTACCTGTAGCTCTATGGAGCTTTGTCAGGGAGACAACCAGTAAGTATGTTTAtgataaatatgtttatatttgatgTGAATTTGCTTTACATCTGATAGAAAGTGCTGTGAAAAGGTGACTAATGTAAATGAAATCTCATCGTCATCATCTCACCAAACAAAGACATACAATCCCTGCCTCCCAAAAAGAGAGTGGGTTTGTATGAGTGAAGAGCAGCTGAGATTCAACTATATAATGTGAACTTGTCTGGCTGAGAAATAGTCAAAGTCCCTCATCAAACTGTGGAGCCCCTGGATGAGGCTGCCTTCAGGAACCCACATGGAGACTGGAGGGAGGTTGGACAGTCCAAACTCTTGGTAGATGCATAGACACAAGTAACTGTCAGAGCCGTATCTAACTGGTATCACTTGCATAAACTCTGGCTTAAAGCAAATCTCTCCTCATGttgacagtgttgttttgttcttgaaCCGTCTCCATCCAGGTGCATCATATGCACTGCAACTGGCCCCACTGTCATCGACGTCCACGGCCAGCTTAACTCTGTGCGGGATCGGTGTGCGTACACTCTGATGAAGACCACATCACTCCCAGATTTCCAAGTGCACGCGACCTTCCAGGAACGACGGCGTAAAGATGTCAGTTTTTTGGACCGTGTGATCCTGCAACTGGACAAGCCAGCTGTTCAGATTAATCTGGAACAAGGTGGGAGAGTCCAGGTGAGCTTCCTAGTGCCACAGTTGTAATATATCAGTATAACTGCTGGTCTGCGGTCTCTCAGAACTAGTTTTTCTGATGACAATGAAAATCAAACGTGTTTATAGTGGCTTGAACAACCACCCAAAGGTGGAGTGAAGAACAAGTCTTCATAGACAGAGTTGTGATATTAAAATTTATTAAAACGAAGATAATGTTGTATATTTCAGACACTCATTCATAGCGTTGACCTTCTTTGAACACATTGTACATTCACGGCTATTCCACTGGAATGAATGGACTTTCTTTATCATGAGGCCTCTGACACCCAGGAAACCTGTTctgctcaaacacacagtctAATTATGTGAGCATGACAGTTTAGCACTTAAAAGCAAAAGACTTGAattatttgtgcttttattgagcttgtgttttaaagtgtttaaattgCTTCCATTTTTTCTGTGACAATTAATTAATACACAGAAAACCTACAATACATCTTGTTCAATGTATAAAATTTtagaaaatagcaaaaaaaaaaaatctgttattctCTGAAACCAGAGTTAACATATTAACATgtgttaacatgttaaaaactgAAGTTTACTATTATAGAAAACTAGCAACATTTTGGTTGACTGTTGTTGCTAATTAATTTTcttcaactaatcatttcaccTCTAGAGTACAGGTTGGTTTCAGGGTGCTGGGGTAAATAATGAAGCTGTCTTGTAAAGTATAGTGGAGGTCAACAGGGGCCCAACAACATTTTTTGGGCCCCCACAAAGGTTAATCAGGCCTTGTGTTCTTCCCTCTAGCTGGGCGACTTAATAATGATGCTCAATGACACAGCTCAGCTGGTTCATGGTGTGGAGCTCTCTAAGGACCAGACCGGAGTGACCGCCAAGGTGTCGCATTTGAACACCACGATGACCGTCTTCTTCAATGGCTACACTGTACAGATACACATTAAAGGTACAGATCACTAATTCACAGATAGATGAGGGAGGGAACTGTGGTGTTGGAGAGATGTTTGTCAGTGGTACCGCCAAGCTCTTCCACCTCTTTGAAAAACACTCTGGCAACTAGATAGACACCATAGCTTTTAAAGTCAAAAAGAACGGGgaggcaagaagaagaaaacaatacaGATGCTGCACAATCGGTATGTGCAGCCACTTTGAAAATTGTTAATAAAGAGACATCTGCTTGCTATGTTTTT is drawn from Seriola aureovittata isolate HTS-2021-v1 ecotype China chromosome 2, ASM2101889v1, whole genome shotgun sequence and contains these coding sequences:
- the pdhb gene encoding pyruvate dehydrogenase E1 component subunit beta, mitochondrial, with translation MTHSNVDITRSTDWSKSTDLCVVPAFYPAEDRVKMAVSLRCFLRTGKNAVSALQRRGFHRTLPAAVQMTVRDALNQAMDEELERDERVFLMGEEVAQYDGAYKVSRGLWKKYGDQRIIDTPISEMGFTGIAVGAAMAGLRPICEFMTFNFSMQAIDQVINSAAKTYYMSAGLQTVPIVFRGPNGASAGVAAQHSQCFAAWYAHCPGLKVVSPWNSEDAKGLLKSAIRDDNPVVFLENELMYGVPFEMSEESQSKDFTIPIGKAKVERQGNHVTVVTHSRYVSHCLDAAAVLAKEGIECEVINLRTIRPLDVESIETSVMKTNHLVTVEGGWPQFGVGAEICARVMEGPAFNYLDSPVTRVTGVDIPMPYAKILEDHSLPQIKDIIFSVKKTLNV